ACGTGGGCATCGGCTCGGGGCGCCAGGAGGTGGCCCTGGTGCACCTGCTGGCCCAGCGCGGCACCCTGCCCCGCAAGCTGAACGTGGTCGCCATCGAGCCCGACGCGGGCAGCCTGCTGGAGGCCTCCTTCAACCTGGGCGAGGCCGCGGAGGCGCTGGGCTTCGAGCTCGCCTTCCATCCCGTGCACAAGCTGGTGGAAGACCTGGACGAGGCCGACTGGGCGGAGTTCGGCTCGTTCGGCGCGCCGCTGGTGGTGCTGGGCGCCTTTGCCGTGCACCACGTGCGCTCGGGCCCGGAGCGGGGCACGCGCGACGACCTGTTCCACCGCCTGCGCGAGCTTCAGCCCGACGCGGTGGTGCTGTGCGAGCCCAGCAGCAACCACGACTCGCCCGACCTGATGGAGCGCTTCCAGGCCGCCTGGCACCACTTCGGGCTCACCTTCGGCCTGATCGACGGGCTGGAGGTGAACGAGCCGCAGAAGGCCGCGATGAAGATGTTCTTCGCGCGCGAGATCGACGACATCGTGGGCAACGCCGAAGAGGCGCGCTTCGAGCGGCACGAGCCGGTGGACAACTGGGTGCGCCGGATGCGCGACGCCGGCTTCGCGCCCTACCCCGAACTGG
This genomic window from Longimicrobium sp. contains:
- a CDS encoding GRAS family protein, whose protein sequence is METRKYASLVAVVQEHLAGRDSVARDLLAGLVDGQLQPGRPEDLRYFIFASALSRRLQSDKSAEINLYLRQYEKTQITLFNLLAEHLPTVAMAGPLANEVLARFVGGHDEVTLLDVGIGSGRQEVALVHLLAQRGTLPRKLNVVAIEPDAGSLLEASFNLGEAAEALGFELAFHPVHKLVEDLDEADWAEFGSFGAPLVVLGAFAVHHVRSGPERGTRDDLFHRLRELQPDAVVLCEPSSNHDSPDLMERFQAAWHHFGLTFGLIDGLEVNEPQKAAMKMFFAREIDDIVGNAEEARFERHEPVDNWVRRMRDAGFAPYPEL